The Micromonospora sp. NBC_01740 genome includes a window with the following:
- a CDS encoding flavin reductase translates to MAYRRIPHLPMRPLWRCRNCGAEWPCPPGRLGLLAEYRGDRIGLLFHLGGLMAEAHAQLTQLNPERPLDLRERFLDWARARD, encoded by the coding sequence ATGGCGTACCGGAGAATTCCGCACCTGCCAATGCGCCCGCTCTGGCGGTGCCGCAACTGCGGCGCGGAGTGGCCCTGTCCGCCAGGTCGGCTCGGCCTGCTGGCGGAGTACCGGGGCGACCGCATCGGCCTGCTGTTCCACCTGGGCGGGCTGATGGCCGAGGCCCACGCCCAGCTCACCCAGCTCAACCCCGAGCGCCCTCTCGACCTGCGGGAACGCTTCCTCGACTGGGCGCGGGCCCGGGACTGA
- a CDS encoding helix-turn-helix domain-containing protein, with product MEEPTADLIRTQLRRMRMSANLSQEEFGRMVHYSASMVSAVETGTRPLDRAFLARADEVLRSGDLLVALLRIAERDREPSWFRPWLEAERAARQLRYFNPALVPGLFQTENYARAVLRFNDTFSEAEVERKLAARLARQEILIREDPPQIVVVVDESVLSRTAEGLSGIMVEQVGRLIEVAELPHVHIHLVPRSTGLHIGSSGPFALARSADGGWVGHLEHQLGGAVVDDEDGVAALLARWENVRTEALPRRQSIDLMKEVQAHHEPQ from the coding sequence GTGGAGGAGCCGACCGCCGACCTGATTCGCACCCAGCTGCGGCGGATGCGGATGAGCGCCAACCTCAGCCAGGAGGAGTTCGGCCGTATGGTGCACTATTCGGCGTCGATGGTGTCCGCCGTGGAGACGGGCACCCGCCCGCTCGACCGGGCGTTCCTGGCCCGCGCGGATGAGGTGCTCCGCTCCGGTGACCTGCTCGTGGCGCTGCTGCGGATCGCCGAACGGGACCGGGAGCCCTCGTGGTTCCGGCCGTGGCTGGAGGCCGAACGTGCCGCCAGGCAGCTCCGATACTTCAATCCAGCTCTGGTCCCCGGCCTGTTCCAGACGGAGAACTACGCCCGCGCCGTGCTGCGCTTCAACGACACCTTCTCCGAGGCCGAGGTCGAGCGGAAGCTGGCCGCCCGGCTGGCCCGGCAGGAAATCCTTATCAGGGAGGACCCGCCGCAGATCGTGGTGGTCGTGGACGAGTCGGTGCTGAGCCGGACGGCCGAGGGACTGAGCGGGATCATGGTGGAGCAGGTCGGCCGGCTGATCGAGGTGGCCGAGCTGCCGCACGTCCACATCCACCTCGTCCCGAGGAGCACCGGGCTGCACATCGGGTCGTCGGGCCCGTTCGCCCTGGCCCGCTCCGCCGACGGCGGCTGGGTCGGGCACCTGGAACATCAGCTCGGCGGGGCCGTGGTCGACGACGAGGACGGGGTGGCTGCCCTGCTGGCCCGGTGGGAGAATGTCCGCACCGAGGCCCTGCCCCGCCGGCAGTCCATCGACCTGATGAAGGAAGTGCAGGCGCACCATGAACCTCAGTGA
- a CDS encoding DUF397 domain-containing protein produces MNLSDAVWRTSTRSGSSGGECVEVADNLPGVVAVRDSKDPAGAALTFTPAAWTAFLGLAKRA; encoded by the coding sequence ATGAACCTCAGTGACGCCGTGTGGCGCACGTCCACCCGCAGCGGGTCGAGTGGCGGCGAATGCGTCGAGGTCGCCGACAACCTGCCCGGCGTCGTCGCCGTCCGCGACAGCAAGGACCCGGCGGGGGCGGCACTCACCTTCACGCCGGCCGCCTGGACGGCGTTCCTCGGCCTCGCCAAGCGCGCCTGA
- a CDS encoding DUF6892 domain-containing protein — MTIIFPDLGLHLGVLDALLDDAIAADDLKALIESTGPDGPEDGYPGPGPRLEASLKLLHAVTVPPAEAAAITELQFDGGSDIYMLIEQTLDIDTGGESDDYNVTSLEGIDALSSLRSLDLDGHGYRPGPLDLTPLTGHPALSELVLTGKCTGAAALESLPALHTLDVSLAHLDDPDVLTRLEACGTTINR, encoded by the coding sequence ATGACCATCATCTTCCCCGACCTCGGCCTGCACCTGGGCGTCCTGGACGCCCTGCTGGACGACGCGATCGCTGCCGACGACCTCAAGGCGCTCATCGAGTCGACCGGCCCCGACGGTCCGGAGGACGGCTACCCAGGTCCAGGCCCGCGCCTGGAGGCGTCACTGAAGCTGTTACATGCCGTCACGGTGCCGCCGGCCGAGGCCGCAGCGATCACCGAGTTGCAGTTCGACGGCGGCAGCGACATCTACATGCTGATCGAGCAGACCCTGGACATCGACACCGGCGGCGAGTCCGACGACTACAACGTGACGTCGCTGGAGGGCATTGACGCACTGTCCAGCCTGCGATCCCTGGACCTGGACGGCCACGGCTATCGTCCAGGGCCGTTGGACCTGACCCCGCTGACCGGCCACCCGGCCCTGTCGGAACTGGTACTGACCGGGAAGTGCACGGGAGCGGCGGCGCTGGAGTCGCTGCCTGCGCTACACACCCTGGACGTCTCGCTGGCGCACCTCGACGACCCCGATGTCCTGACCCGCCTGGAGGCCTGCGGAACGACGATCAACCGCTGA
- a CDS encoding MarR family winged helix-turn-helix transcriptional regulator, whose amino-acid sequence MALPNGPVTPSSEAEAALFDLVDVYDRAYETAAAELSLSPAQACVLGRLDERRGMGALAEELGCDASNITQIVVRLEALGLVTREPNPRDRRARLVARTPRGDEINHRFATAFTFARTAVGRLSPDEQDQLTALLRKALG is encoded by the coding sequence ATGGCGCTGCCGAACGGACCCGTGACTCCCTCGTCCGAGGCCGAAGCAGCCCTGTTCGACCTGGTCGACGTGTACGACCGCGCCTACGAGACGGCGGCAGCCGAGCTGTCGCTCAGCCCGGCGCAGGCATGTGTGCTCGGGCGACTCGATGAGCGACGGGGCATGGGCGCCCTGGCCGAGGAACTCGGCTGCGATGCCTCCAACATCACCCAGATCGTCGTGCGTCTCGAAGCGCTCGGCCTCGTGACCCGCGAACCGAACCCCCGGGACCGCCGCGCACGGCTCGTCGCGAGAACCCCCCGGGGAGACGAGATCAACCACCGGTTCGCAACGGCCTTCACCTTCGCCCGCACGGCGGTCGGACGACTCTCGCCCGACGAGCAGGACCAGTTGACGGCGCTGCTGCGCAAGGCACTCGGCTGA
- a CDS encoding quinone oxidoreductase family protein, producing MGSRAERTAGDAIVAPQMNAVVLDRFGGVDELSSRRIPLPQVGDDDVLVRVEYAGVGSWDAGEREGGYDGVFGVASTFPYVLGWDAAGTVAAVGRNVTRFGVGERVYAATMPVPRGGSYAEYAVVEAEFVARVPDRLPTEQAGAMAWDALTALSGLDLLGLRPDETLMVFGASGGIGHMAVQLARHSGIRVLAVASGDDGVALARLLGADDAVDGRRDDVLAAAFEFAPGGLDAALVTVGGEIAERSLRAIRKSGRIAWPNGVLPAPVTSPGATVSHYDGDRSRTATDRLNAIIEASSFEVHVARAFPLARAGDAHRALNDHYVGKLALKVG from the coding sequence ATGGGGAGCAGAGCCGAGCGCACAGCGGGCGACGCGATCGTGGCACCGCAGATGAACGCGGTCGTCCTTGACCGGTTCGGCGGAGTCGACGAACTCTCGTCGCGCCGGATACCGCTCCCGCAGGTCGGCGACGACGACGTCCTCGTCCGGGTGGAGTACGCAGGCGTCGGGTCCTGGGACGCGGGCGAGCGGGAGGGGGGATACGACGGCGTCTTCGGCGTCGCCTCGACCTTCCCCTACGTCCTCGGCTGGGACGCGGCGGGCACGGTGGCCGCGGTCGGGCGCAACGTCACGCGGTTCGGCGTGGGCGAGCGGGTCTACGCCGCGACGATGCCGGTACCGCGTGGTGGCTCCTACGCCGAGTACGCCGTCGTCGAGGCGGAGTTCGTGGCTCGCGTGCCCGACCGGCTGCCGACCGAACAGGCCGGCGCGATGGCGTGGGACGCCCTGACCGCACTGAGCGGTCTCGACCTGCTCGGGCTGCGGCCGGACGAGACGCTCATGGTCTTCGGAGCCAGCGGGGGTATCGGGCACATGGCCGTGCAGCTGGCGCGACACAGCGGCATCCGGGTGTTGGCCGTGGCTTCTGGGGACGACGGTGTCGCCCTGGCCCGGCTGCTGGGCGCCGACGACGCCGTCGACGGTCGTCGAGACGACGTGTTGGCTGCGGCGTTCGAGTTCGCACCGGGCGGGCTCGATGCGGCTCTGGTCACCGTGGGGGGCGAGATCGCCGAACGATCTCTGCGCGCGATCAGGAAGTCGGGACGGATCGCCTGGCCGAACGGTGTCCTGCCCGCGCCGGTGACGTCGCCGGGTGCGACGGTGTCGCACTACGACGGGGACCGGAGCCGCACCGCCACCGATCGGCTGAACGCGATCATCGAGGCGAGTTCCTTCGAGGTCCACGTCGCCCGGGCCTTCCCGTTGGCCCGAGCCGGGGATGCGCACCGCGCCCTGAATGATCACTATGTCGGGAAGCTGGCCCTCAAGGTCGGATAG
- the argG gene encoding argininosuccinate synthase, with protein MSKVLTSLPIGERVGIAFSGGLDTSVAVAWMRDKGAVPCAYTADIGQYDEPDIASVPGRALSYGAEVARLVDCRAALVEEGLAALTCGAFHIRSGGRAYFNTTPLGRAVTGTLLVRAMISDDVQIWGDGSTFKGNDIERFYRYGLLANPQLRIYKPWLDTDFVTELGGRKEMSEWLLERGLPYRDSTEKAYSTDANIWGATHEAKTLEHLDTGIETVNPIMGVRFWDPSVEIPTEDVTIGFDQGRPVTINGKEFGSPVDLVLEANAIGGRHGMGMSDQIENRIIEAKSRGIYEAPGMALLHAAYERLVNAIHNEDTLANYHNEGRRLGRLMYEGRWLDPQALMLRESLQRWVGTAVTGEVTLRLRRGEDYSILDTTGPAFSYHPDKLSMERTEDSAFGPSDRIGQLTMRNLDIADSRAKLEQYATLGMVGGAAPQRMVGAAQAASTGLIGAMPQGGAEAIASRGVPSAADEALDRAAMEFGVD; from the coding sequence GTGTCCAAGGTTCTCACCTCCCTGCCCATCGGCGAACGTGTCGGCATCGCCTTCTCCGGCGGCCTCGACACCTCGGTCGCGGTCGCGTGGATGCGCGACAAGGGCGCCGTTCCCTGCGCCTACACCGCCGACATCGGCCAGTACGACGAGCCGGACATCGCCTCGGTGCCCGGTCGCGCGCTCAGCTACGGCGCCGAGGTCGCCCGACTGGTCGACTGCCGCGCCGCCCTGGTCGAGGAGGGCCTGGCGGCGTTGACCTGCGGGGCCTTCCACATCCGCTCGGGCGGGCGGGCGTACTTCAACACCACCCCGCTCGGCCGGGCCGTGACCGGGACCCTGCTGGTCCGGGCGATGATCTCCGACGACGTCCAGATCTGGGGCGACGGCTCGACCTTCAAGGGCAACGACATCGAGCGGTTCTACCGCTACGGCCTGCTGGCCAACCCGCAGCTGCGCATCTACAAGCCGTGGCTCGACACCGACTTCGTCACCGAACTCGGTGGGCGCAAGGAGATGTCGGAGTGGCTGCTTGAACGCGGCCTGCCGTACCGGGACAGCACCGAGAAGGCGTACTCCACCGACGCCAACATCTGGGGCGCCACGCACGAGGCGAAGACCCTCGAGCACCTCGACACCGGCATCGAGACGGTCAACCCGATCATGGGAGTCCGGTTCTGGGACCCGTCGGTGGAGATCCCGACCGAGGACGTCACGATCGGCTTCGACCAGGGCCGCCCGGTGACGATCAACGGCAAGGAGTTCGGCAGCCCCGTCGACCTGGTGCTGGAGGCCAACGCCATCGGCGGCCGGCACGGCATGGGCATGTCGGACCAGATCGAGAACCGGATCATCGAGGCCAAGAGCCGGGGCATCTACGAGGCGCCCGGCATGGCGCTGCTGCACGCCGCGTACGAGCGGCTGGTCAACGCCATCCACAACGAGGACACCCTGGCGAACTACCACAACGAGGGCCGCCGCCTCGGTCGGCTGATGTACGAGGGGCGCTGGCTGGACCCGCAGGCGCTGATGCTGCGCGAGTCGTTGCAGCGCTGGGTGGGCACGGCGGTCACCGGCGAGGTGACGTTGCGGCTGCGCCGGGGCGAGGACTACTCGATCCTCGACACCACCGGCCCGGCGTTCAGCTACCACCCCGACAAGCTGTCGATGGAGCGTACCGAGGACTCGGCGTTCGGCCCGTCGGACCGGATCGGCCAGCTCACCATGCGCAACCTGGACATCGCCGACTCGCGGGCGAAGCTGGAGCAGTACGCGACCCTCGGCATGGTCGGCGGCGCGGCCCCGCAGCGGATGGTCGGCGCCGCGCAGGCCGCCTCGACCGGGCTGATCGGCGCGATGCCGCAGGGCGGCGCGGAGGCCATCGCCTCCCGGGGCGTCCCCTCCGCCGCCGACGAGGCCCTCGACCGCGCCGCGATGGAGTTCGGCGTCGACTGA
- a CDS encoding nucleoside deaminase, which produces MTPDDERFLRRAVELASEAGASGERPFGSLLVGADGTVLIEDHNTVVSDSDITAHPELKLARWAARELAPDVAAGTTMFTSCQPCPMCATAIDRSGLGRVVYALSAEQFEEVKPVTPPLPPVRYEGPALFDEARQPIDNYY; this is translated from the coding sequence ATGACCCCTGACGACGAGAGATTTCTCCGCCGTGCGGTGGAACTCGCCAGCGAGGCCGGGGCATCCGGCGAACGGCCGTTCGGCTCGTTGCTGGTCGGTGCGGACGGCACCGTCCTGATCGAGGACCACAACACCGTGGTCTCCGACTCGGACATCACCGCCCACCCGGAACTGAAGCTGGCCCGCTGGGCCGCTCGGGAACTCGCTCCCGACGTGGCCGCCGGCACCACCATGTTCACCAGTTGCCAGCCCTGCCCGATGTGCGCGACCGCGATCGACCGGTCCGGCCTCGGCCGGGTGGTGTACGCCCTGTCCGCCGAACAGTTCGAGGAGGTCAAGCCGGTCACCCCGCCGCTGCCCCCGGTGCGGTACGAGGGGCCGGCGCTGTTCGACGAGGCGCGCCAGCCGATCGACAACTATTACTAG
- a CDS encoding LLM class flavin-dependent oxidoreductase codes for MLRRWAQTVEGLGFDLLMVSDHIAVTPDVAEQYPAPFYEPFTTLSWLAGVTRRVRLGTTVLIVPYRHPLLTARMAANLNRLSGGRLVLGVGVGWARQEFEALGVPFRRRGALTDEYLHVMRDAWRNTDDYDTTPIPIWVGGNSDAGIRRAVLLGDAWHPLRVTPGWLADAAGRLKATADELGRPVPALMPRIGLRETREVVTAPDRLAGVGTIEQIIADIDQIRLLGAETVVLDPFNGDLTEIRQPERAWQTLAAVAAYHRSQEDR; via the coding sequence ATGCTGCGACGGTGGGCGCAGACGGTCGAGGGCCTCGGCTTCGACCTGCTGATGGTCTCCGATCACATCGCGGTGACCCCGGACGTGGCCGAGCAGTATCCGGCGCCGTTCTACGAGCCGTTCACCACGCTGTCCTGGCTGGCCGGGGTGACCCGCCGGGTCCGGCTGGGCACCACGGTGCTCATCGTCCCGTACCGGCACCCGCTGCTCACCGCCCGGATGGCGGCGAACCTCAACCGGCTCAGCGGCGGCCGGCTCGTCCTCGGCGTCGGCGTCGGCTGGGCCCGGCAGGAGTTCGAGGCGCTCGGCGTGCCGTTCCGGCGGCGCGGCGCGCTGACCGATGAGTACCTGCACGTCATGCGCGACGCCTGGCGGAACACCGACGACTACGATACGACCCCGATCCCGATCTGGGTCGGCGGCAACAGCGACGCCGGCATTCGTCGCGCGGTACTGCTCGGTGACGCCTGGCACCCGCTGCGGGTCACGCCCGGATGGCTGGCGGACGCAGCGGGGCGGCTGAAGGCCACCGCCGACGAACTGGGCCGGCCGGTGCCCGCGTTGATGCCACGCATCGGACTCCGGGAGACCCGAGAAGTGGTCACCGCCCCGGACCGGCTCGCCGGTGTCGGCACCATCGAGCAGATCATCGCTGACATCGACCAGATCCGTCTGCTCGGGGCGGAAACGGTGGTGCTCGACCCGTTCAACGGCGACCTGACCGAGATCCGCCAGCCCGAACGCGCCTGGCAGACCCTTGCGGCCGTGGCCGCGTACCACAGATCCCAGGAGGACCGATGA
- a CDS encoding Lrp/AsnC family transcriptional regulator, whose translation MAENLDAVDWSILIELQGDGRLPITELSRRVKLSASATSERVRRLEATGVISGYRAEVDLAKAGFAVLAVVRLKYPGSRHEPLRQLLERRSEILECLRTTGDDCYVLKVAATSMAHLEQVVDDLAGFGSTTTNVVYSATLPYRGPRLSPPRS comes from the coding sequence ATGGCCGAGAATCTTGACGCTGTCGATTGGTCCATCCTGATCGAGTTGCAGGGCGACGGCCGGCTGCCGATCACCGAGCTCAGCCGCCGGGTCAAGCTGAGCGCGTCGGCCACCAGCGAACGGGTGAGGCGGCTGGAGGCGACCGGTGTGATCAGCGGCTACCGCGCCGAGGTCGACCTAGCCAAGGCGGGCTTCGCCGTGCTCGCGGTGGTCCGGCTGAAGTACCCCGGCAGCCGGCACGAACCGCTGCGCCAGCTGCTGGAGCGACGGTCGGAGATTCTGGAGTGCCTGCGCACCACGGGAGACGACTGTTACGTGCTGAAGGTGGCCGCGACGTCGATGGCGCACCTCGAACAGGTCGTCGACGATCTCGCCGGGTTCGGCAGCACCACCACCAACGTGGTCTACAGCGCCACCCTGCCCTATCGCGGCCCGCGCCTGTCGCCGCCCCGCTCGTGA
- a CDS encoding TrmH family RNA methyltransferase translates to MSGGPGRLRRVRQNRRVPIHPITDPDDDRIADYRALTDVELRTRWEPPHGLFIAEGELVLRRALRAGYPARSYLVDAKRVDQLADLDTGDAPVYAATQDVLQRATGFHVHRGVLASFRRKPLPPAAEVLAAARRVVILEDVNNHTNLGAIFRAVAALGVDAVLLSPTCADPLYRRSVRVSMGEVFAIPYAKLEPWPDALGDVRAAGFTVLAMTPAPDAVPIQRLEVSQRARAALLMGAEGAGLTRAAMDGSDVRVVIPMRRGVDSLNVAAATAVACWELGRDDPA, encoded by the coding sequence GTGTCGGGCGGCCCGGGGCGGCTGCGGCGCGTCCGGCAGAATCGGCGGGTGCCCATCCACCCGATCACCGACCCCGACGACGACCGGATCGCCGACTACCGCGCGCTGACCGACGTCGAGCTGCGTACCCGCTGGGAACCGCCGCACGGCCTGTTCATCGCCGAGGGCGAGCTGGTGCTGCGCCGGGCGCTGCGCGCCGGCTATCCGGCCCGGTCGTACCTGGTGGACGCCAAGCGGGTCGACCAGCTCGCCGACCTGGACACCGGCGACGCCCCCGTCTACGCCGCCACGCAGGACGTGCTGCAACGGGCCACGGGGTTCCACGTGCACCGGGGCGTGCTGGCGTCGTTCCGGCGCAAGCCGCTGCCGCCCGCCGCCGAGGTGCTGGCCGCCGCGCGGCGGGTGGTGATCCTGGAGGACGTGAACAACCACACGAACCTGGGGGCCATCTTCAGGGCGGTCGCCGCGCTCGGCGTGGACGCCGTGCTGCTCTCGCCGACCTGCGCCGACCCGCTCTACCGGCGCAGCGTCCGGGTCAGCATGGGCGAGGTCTTCGCAATCCCGTACGCGAAGCTGGAGCCCTGGCCGGACGCGCTCGGCGACGTCCGCGCGGCCGGCTTCACGGTGCTGGCGATGACCCCGGCGCCGGACGCGGTGCCGATCCAGCGGCTCGAAGTGTCGCAGCGGGCCCGCGCGGCGCTGCTCATGGGGGCCGAGGGCGCCGGCCTGACCCGGGCGGCGATGGACGGCAGCGACGTCCGGGTGGTGATCCCGATGCGCCGCGGCGTCGACTCGCTCAACGTCGCCGCCGCCACCGCCGTGGCCTGCTGGGAGTTGGGCCGCGACGACCCGGCCTAG
- a CDS encoding thiamine pyrophosphate-requiring protein — protein sequence MGTPGPARIDQPDGWRVDLGPLPRDATVADHIVHRLAGWGVRRYFGYPGDGINGLTSALQRTRDRAQFVQVRHEETAGFAASAHVKYGGGPLGCALVTSGPGAIHLLNGLYDAKLDHQPVVALVGHTALTAEGGGYYQEVDLLALYKDVAAAFLAQLDHPSQVRHLVDRACRTALARRTVTALVLPSDIQDKPAVPEPPHAHGYYRTSDVPSSAPTVPPEADLRRAAEVLGGGERVAMLVGQGALGAVDEVRAVADRLGAGVAAALLGFAAVDHREPWVTGAIGLLGTRPSWQLMNECDRLLIVGSNMPYSEFYPPQEQARAVQIDRDGTQLGLRYPTEVNLTGDAAPTLRALLRELGPGPGPTRWRATIGKATTAWRRTQRELAGQAADPVNPQLLFATLSDRLPDDVMISVDCGTTTAWYARHLQVRPGMLASLSGTLLSMGGAMPYALAAKFAHPDRPLVALIGDGAMQMNGVNELITVAKYWRSWSDPRFVVLVLNNRDLAFVSWEQRSSEGTPMFPDSQQLPDIGYHRWAEVLGLHGELVDAPEQVPGVWDRALGADRPVVVNALVDPAELMLPPHFTAEQARNTAAAVLRGDTDWAGIIRRGLPTAVATLRPGRGRG from the coding sequence ATGGGCACGCCGGGGCCGGCCCGCATCGACCAGCCGGACGGATGGCGCGTCGACCTGGGTCCGCTGCCCCGCGACGCCACCGTCGCGGACCACATCGTGCACCGGTTGGCCGGCTGGGGCGTCCGCCGCTACTTCGGCTATCCCGGCGACGGCATCAACGGCCTGACCTCGGCGCTGCAACGCACCCGGGACCGGGCTCAATTCGTCCAGGTCCGCCACGAGGAGACCGCCGGCTTCGCGGCGTCGGCGCACGTCAAGTACGGCGGCGGGCCGCTCGGCTGCGCGCTGGTGACCAGCGGCCCCGGCGCGATCCACCTGCTCAACGGGCTGTACGACGCCAAGCTGGACCACCAGCCGGTGGTCGCCCTGGTCGGCCACACCGCGCTCACCGCCGAGGGCGGCGGCTACTACCAGGAGGTGGACCTGCTCGCCCTCTACAAGGACGTCGCGGCCGCCTTCCTGGCCCAGCTCGACCACCCCAGCCAGGTCCGCCACCTGGTCGACCGGGCCTGCCGCACGGCACTGGCCCGGCGTACCGTCACCGCGCTGGTGCTGCCGTCCGACATCCAGGACAAGCCGGCCGTGCCGGAGCCACCGCACGCGCATGGCTACTACCGCACGAGCGACGTGCCCAGCAGCGCCCCGACGGTGCCGCCGGAGGCGGACCTGCGCCGGGCCGCCGAGGTGCTGGGCGGCGGCGAGCGGGTCGCCATGCTGGTCGGGCAGGGCGCGCTCGGCGCGGTGGACGAGGTCCGCGCGGTCGCCGACCGGCTCGGCGCGGGGGTGGCGGCGGCGCTGCTCGGGTTCGCCGCGGTCGACCACCGGGAGCCGTGGGTGACCGGCGCGATCGGCCTGCTCGGCACCCGGCCCAGTTGGCAGCTGATGAACGAGTGCGACCGGCTGCTGATCGTGGGCAGCAACATGCCGTACTCGGAGTTCTACCCGCCGCAGGAGCAGGCCCGGGCGGTGCAAATTGACCGGGACGGCACCCAGTTGGGGCTGCGGTACCCGACCGAGGTGAACCTGACCGGGGACGCCGCCCCCACCCTGCGGGCCCTGCTGCGCGAGCTCGGCCCCGGCCCGGGACCGACCCGCTGGCGGGCGACGATCGGCAAGGCCACCACCGCCTGGCGCCGTACGCAGCGGGAACTGGCCGGGCAGGCCGCCGACCCGGTCAACCCGCAGCTGCTCTTCGCCACCCTCAGCGACCGGCTCCCCGACGACGTGATGATCTCGGTCGACTGCGGCACCACGACCGCCTGGTACGCCCGGCACCTCCAGGTCCGCCCCGGCATGCTGGCCAGCCTCTCCGGCACCCTGCTCTCGATGGGCGGCGCGATGCCGTACGCGCTGGCCGCCAAGTTCGCCCACCCGGACCGTCCGCTGGTGGCCCTGATCGGCGACGGCGCGATGCAGATGAACGGGGTCAACGAGCTGATCACGGTGGCCAAGTACTGGCGGAGCTGGTCGGACCCCCGCTTCGTGGTGCTCGTGCTCAACAACCGGGACCTGGCCTTCGTCAGCTGGGAGCAACGCTCCAGCGAGGGCACGCCGATGTTCCCGGACAGCCAGCAGCTGCCCGACATCGGCTACCACCGGTGGGCGGAGGTACTGGGCCTGCACGGCGAGCTGGTCGACGCGCCGGAGCAGGTGCCGGGCGTCTGGGACCGGGCGCTGGGCGCGGACCGGCCCGTGGTCGTCAACGCGCTGGTCGACCCGGCCGAGCTGATGCTGCCGCCGCACTTCACCGCCGAGCAGGCCCGCAACACCGCCGCGGCCGTGCTGCGCGGCGACACCGACTGGGCGGGCATCATCCGGCGGGGCCTGCCCACGGCGGTCGCCACCCTCAGGCCGGGGCGCGGCCGAGGCTGA
- a CDS encoding dihydrofolate reductase family protein: MRKIVYGVHQSLDGFIEGPNGEFDWPEMGPELSAFSLEQCDRAGALVYGRRVWEFMAAYWPQAESISDHPHDLAFVPIWRRTPKVVLSRTLTGADHGARVVGGGDLAREVTALKEQPGGDLLLNGGAEAAAALTDLGLIDEYQIFVHPVVLGGGKPVFAATERMKFRLAESRTFDGRSVLLRYHRAG, translated from the coding sequence ATGCGGAAGATCGTCTACGGGGTGCACCAGTCGCTCGACGGGTTCATCGAGGGCCCGAACGGCGAGTTCGACTGGCCGGAGATGGGCCCGGAGCTGTCCGCGTTCTCGCTGGAGCAGTGCGACCGGGCCGGCGCGCTCGTCTACGGCCGCCGGGTCTGGGAGTTCATGGCCGCCTACTGGCCGCAGGCGGAGTCGATCTCCGACCACCCGCACGACCTCGCGTTCGTGCCGATCTGGCGGCGGACGCCGAAGGTGGTGCTCTCGCGCACGCTCACCGGGGCCGATCACGGCGCCCGGGTGGTCGGCGGCGGGGACCTCGCCAGGGAGGTGACCGCGCTCAAGGAGCAGCCGGGCGGTGACCTGCTGCTCAACGGTGGCGCCGAGGCCGCCGCCGCGCTAACCGACCTCGGCCTGATCGACGAGTACCAGATCTTCGTGCACCCGGTGGTGCTGGGCGGCGGCAAGCCGGTCTTCGCCGCCACCGAGCGGATGAAGTTCCGCCTGGCGGAGTCGCGGACCTTCGACGGCAGGTCCGTGCTGCTGCGGTACCACCGGGCCGGCTGA
- a CDS encoding thymidylate kinase: MRRPMIIALIGVDGAGKTTQARALAARLRAAGVPASYFENAGGRPVWNRLAQALGRRDGPHLFGRTGYVTIEATVRWLAIARAVLAARLTGRTAVMDRWSWCQYVVMRARGDRGGRLVRLAYAIFPRPELVCFLAVSPERAQQRVLARGIDTEELTHLRALDTGYRGLPEFGSFIVIDADGDPVDVGAALDQVVRAAPARSR, from the coding sequence ATGCGCCGTCCGATGATCATTGCTCTGATCGGCGTCGACGGGGCCGGAAAGACCACCCAGGCAAGGGCGCTGGCCGCCCGGCTGAGGGCGGCCGGGGTGCCGGCCAGCTACTTCGAGAACGCTGGCGGCCGGCCCGTCTGGAACCGGCTCGCGCAGGCGCTGGGCCGCCGCGACGGGCCGCACCTGTTCGGCCGCACCGGCTACGTGACCATCGAGGCGACCGTACGCTGGCTCGCCATCGCCCGGGCGGTGCTGGCCGCCCGGCTGACCGGCAGGACGGCGGTCATGGACCGCTGGTCCTGGTGCCAGTACGTGGTGATGCGGGCCCGCGGCGACCGGGGCGGGCGGTTGGTCCGCCTGGCGTACGCGATCTTCCCGCGACCGGAGCTGGTCTGCTTCCTGGCGGTCTCGCCCGAACGGGCGCAACAACGGGTGCTGGCCCGGGGCATCGACACCGAGGAGTTGACCCACCTGCGGGCCCTGGACACCGGCTACCGGGGGCTGCCGGAGTTCGGCTCGTTCATCGTCATCGACGCGGACGGCGACCCGGTCGATGTCGGCGCTGCCCTCGACCAGGTGGTCCGGGCCGCTCCCGCCCGCTCCCGCTGA